The DNA window GTCGGCCGCCGCGCTCATGCGTCTTTCTTCACATAAAGGTGAAAGCCGCCATAGATGGCCGAGCGGTCGCGCGCGGAAAGTTCGCGCGAGCGCGCGAACTCATAGCGCCACTGGCCGAGCAGGGCATCGGACAGGCGCCCCGTCAGCAGGGTCGGCTGGGCCGCGGTGCGGAAGATGACGCGGGCGCCGGGTGCCGCCGTGCGGGTGATCTCGGTCCAGAGCGTGTTGAGCTGCTGGTCGCTCATCCAGTCCTGGGCGTCGAGGAGGACGAAGCGGTCCACGCTGTCCGCAGGCTTGGCCGCGAGGAGCTCGATGAAGTTGGCGTGGTGGATATGCGCGCGGCCGGCATTCGCGCGGATCGTCGCGAAGTTCCCGCGCTGGAGATATGCCGGCAACTCCGCCTCGCCCTCGCGCGGATAGCGGCGGGCGAAGGCCTGCCAGGCGAAGTAGTTCTGCTTCAGCGGAAAGTGGCAGGTGAGCTTTTCCAGCCGTGCCGAGAGCACTTCGGCCATGGTGCCGTTGCCGGATCCAAGCAGGACATCATACTGCGCGGGCGGGATGCCCAGGCCGAAGAGCGACGCTTTCCGCGAGGTCGCCCAGCAGACCAGCGGCTTGTCGAACAGGGGCTTGAGCCGCTCCTCGAAGAAGCGCCGCTGCTCGCGCAGATTGGCCGATTGCATGATCTCCGCGGGATCAATGCCGTGAAGCTTTGCCACGCGGTGGCCCATGGCGATGAAGAAGCCGAGCAGTCCGGTCTTGTAAAAATCACGTGTGAAGGCGGAAATCCGCCGCCGACCGACGAGATCGCGCGCTTCCCAGTAGCGGCGCGAGCGGGCGTCGAGCTTGCCGGCGATGAAGCGGTCATAGGCCGGCACGTTGGCGCTGTGGCCGGGCTCTCCGAAAAAGCGCAGCACGTCCTCGTAGTTGGGAAGCGCGGTGAAGGCCGCGAGCTTCAACCGGTTCAGCGCCACATGGGCGGCGTTGAGGTCCACCACGTCGATGCGGGCGGGCGAGCGCGTGAGATAGGCCAGCATGTTGCAGCCGCCGGAAGCGATCGTCACCACCCGGTGGCCTTCGCCCAGTTCCATCGCCGCCATGTCCACCTCGGGGTCTTCCCATATCTGCGGATAGACGAGGCCGGAGAAGAGCAGCGCGAACAGCCGCTCCGAAAGCCCATCCTTCGACAGGATGCTGTTCTGGTAGACGGCATTGCCGATATGACGGCGCGAAGAAAGGCCGATATCGGCGGAAAGATCGGTCATGGCAGAATCCCCTTGGACCTTTCCAAGGGGCTAGCTCATGTCGATGACAGTTGGTTGAAGACCGTATGACGTTGTGTGACGGCGCTGTGAATCAGCGCCCAAATCCCCCCGCGGTGGGCGTCGTCACGATCACGGCCTCACCGGCCTCGATCACCGTCTGGTCGCAGGCTTTCAGGACCTCGACGCGTCCATCCTTGCGGCGCACCTCGGTCTTGCCGACCTGCCCGTCGCCACCGTCTGCGATGCCGCGGGGCGGCGCGTTGCGGTGGGAGGAAAGGATCGCGCATTCCATCCTTTCCAGGAAACGGAGCGTGCGCCTCGTGCCGTCGCCCGCATTCCACTTGCCTTTGCCGCCGGACCCCTCGCGGATGTGGAAATCCTCGAGCAGTACGGGGAAGCGCAGCTCCAGGATCTCGGGGTCCGTCAGGCGCGAATTGGTCATGTGGGTGTGGACGCCCGACGTGCCGTCGAAGCCGCGGCCGTCGTTCATGTGGCCGGCCGGCGAGCCGGAGCAGATGGTCTCGTAATATTGGTACGTCTCGTTGCCGAAGGTGAGATTGTTCATCGTGCCCTGGGCATTGGCGAGCGCGCCCATGGCGGCGAAGAGCGCGTTGGTCACATGCTGCGAGGTCTCCACGTTGCCCGCCACCACGGCGGCCGGATAGGAGGGGCGCAGCATGCAGCCTTCGGGAATGACGATCCTGATCGGCCGCAGGCAGCCGGCATTCATGGGGATGGAGCCCTCGACCATCACGCGGAAGGCGTAGAGCACGGCTGCGCGCGCCACCGGTTCCGGCGCGTTGAAATTGTTCTTCATCACGGGCGAGGTGCCTGTGAAATCGACCGTCGCCTCGCGTTTCTCCCGGTCCACGGTGATCTTCACCTTGATCGCCTGGCCGGTGTCGGTGGGGTATTCGGAGGCTGATTCGTCCGGCAGGCGCTCCAGAACACGCCGCACGGCTTCCGCCGCGTTGTCCTGCACATGGCCCATATAGGCCTCGACCACGTCGAGCCCGAAATCGGCCACCATCTTCCTGAGTTCCGCCACGCCCCTTTCGTTGGCGGCGATCTGCGCCTTCAGGTCGGCGATGTTTTGGTGCGGGTTGCGGGCGGGGTAGGGGTGGTTGGTGAGAAGCTCCTGGAGCTCCTTCTCGCGGAACCGGCCGCGCTCCACGAGACGGAAATTGTCGAACAGCACGCCTTCCTCGTCCACGGTGGTGGCGAGCGGCGTCATGGAGCCGGGTGCCGTTCCGCCCACATCGGCATGGTGCCCGCGCGAGGCGGTGTAGAACAGGATGGTCTTGCCTTCATCGTCGAACACCGGGGTGACGACGGTGATGTCCGGCAGGTGCGTGCCGCCGTTGTAGGGCGCGTTCAGCGCGAAGACGTCGCCCGGATGGATGTCGCCCTCGTTCAGCCGGATGACGGTCTCCACCGAACGGTCCATGGAGCCGAGATGCACCGGCATGTGCGGGGCGTTCGCCACCAGCGCGCCGGTGCGGTCGAACACGGCGCAGGAGAAGTCGAGCCGCTCCTTGATGTTCACCGAATAGGCGGTGTTCTGCAGCGTCACGCCCATCTGCTCGGCAATGGACATGAAGAGGTTGTTGAAGACCTCCAGCATCACCGGGTCCGCCTCGGTGCCGAGCGCTGCCTGGCGCGGCTTCTTCTCCACCCGGCGCATCAGCACGTGGTCGCGCGCGGTGATCTCGGCCTGCCAGCCGGGCTCCACCACGATCGTCTGGTTGTCCTCGATGATGAGGGCCGGCCCTGCGATGCGGTTGCCGGGCGAGAGCGTGGAGCGGAAAAACACGTCCGCATCCCGCCACTCGCCCTCGCAGAAGATTTGCCGCGCGACATGCGGCGAGGGCGCGTTGTCGTTTACGGGCAGGACGGGCTCTTCCGGTGCGGCGGACCGGGCGTCCACGCCCTCCACATTTACCGCCTCCACGACCATGGGCTTGTCGTCATAGACGAAGCCGAACTGCGCCCTGTGCGCGGCCTCGAAGCGCGTCTTCGCCTCGTCCACCGAGCGGTCGTCGAAGGGGATGGAGAGCGTGGTGTCCGTGCCGTCGTAGCGGATTTCGAGCCGGAGGCGCCATTCCGTCGAGCCTGCTTCGATGCCCTGATCGCGAAGCTCCTTCGCCACCTCGTCCTT is part of the Chelativorans sp. AA-79 genome and encodes:
- a CDS encoding DUF3419 family protein yields the protein MTDLSADIGLSSRRHIGNAVYQNSILSKDGLSERLFALLFSGLVYPQIWEDPEVDMAAMELGEGHRVVTIASGGCNMLAYLTRSPARIDVVDLNAAHVALNRLKLAAFTALPNYEDVLRFFGEPGHSANVPAYDRFIAGKLDARSRRYWEARDLVGRRRISAFTRDFYKTGLLGFFIAMGHRVAKLHGIDPAEIMQSANLREQRRFFEERLKPLFDKPLVCWATSRKASLFGLGIPPAQYDVLLGSGNGTMAEVLSARLEKLTCHFPLKQNYFAWQAFARRYPREGEAELPAYLQRGNFATIRANAGRAHIHHANFIELLAAKPADSVDRFVLLDAQDWMSDQQLNTLWTEITRTAAPGARVIFRTAAQPTLLTGRLSDALLGQWRYEFARSRELSARDRSAIYGGFHLYVKKDA
- a CDS encoding hydantoinase B/oxoprolinase family protein is translated as MTCGKWDFWIDRGGTFTDVIGRDPEGGLHQRKLLSENPEAYRDAGIQGIRDLLGVTPHERIPSEMIGEVKMGTTVATNALLERKGDRVLLLITKGFRDALKIAYQARPDIFAKEIILPEQLYERVIEVPERVRVDGEVETELDLEGVRHQMEAARHDGIDAAAIVFMHAWKHPAHERKAAELARAIGFTQISTSHEISPLIKLVGRGDTTVVDAYLSPILARYVQLVAGELGIESADAAGLPRLKFMMSSGGLTAADMFQGKDAILSGPAGGVVGMVETARIAGFEKVIGFDMGGTSTDVAHYDGAYERAFDTEVAGVRIRAPMMRIHTVAAGGGSILHYEDGRLKVGPDSAGANPGPACYRRGGPLAVTDANVMLGKLQPDFFPAIFGPEQNEALDVGIVRERFAQLAERIGGGRSAEAVAEGFITIAVENMANAVKKISVQRGYDVTRYLLNCFGGAGGQHACLVADALGMESVLIHPFSGLLSAYGIGLATVSASRQKALIKPLSQGALGEIDAMVSQLKDEVAKELRDQGIEAGSTEWRLRLEIRYDGTDTTLSIPFDDRSVDEAKTRFEAAHRAQFGFVYDDKPMVVEAVNVEGVDARSAAPEEPVLPVNDNAPSPHVARQIFCEGEWRDADVFFRSTLSPGNRIAGPALIIEDNQTIVVEPGWQAEITARDHVLMRRVEKKPRQAALGTEADPVMLEVFNNLFMSIAEQMGVTLQNTAYSVNIKERLDFSCAVFDRTGALVANAPHMPVHLGSMDRSVETVIRLNEGDIHPGDVFALNAPYNGGTHLPDITVVTPVFDDEGKTILFYTASRGHHADVGGTAPGSMTPLATTVDEEGVLFDNFRLVERGRFREKELQELLTNHPYPARNPHQNIADLKAQIAANERGVAELRKMVADFGLDVVEAYMGHVQDNAAEAVRRVLERLPDESASEYPTDTGQAIKVKITVDREKREATVDFTGTSPVMKNNFNAPEPVARAAVLYAFRVMVEGSIPMNAGCLRPIRIVIPEGCMLRPSYPAAVVAGNVETSQHVTNALFAAMGALANAQGTMNNLTFGNETYQYYETICSGSPAGHMNDGRGFDGTSGVHTHMTNSRLTDPEILELRFPVLLEDFHIREGSGGKGKWNAGDGTRRTLRFLERMECAILSSHRNAPPRGIADGGDGQVGKTEVRRKDGRVEVLKACDQTVIEAGEAVIVTTPTAGGFGR